The following proteins are encoded in a genomic region of Candidatus Krumholzibacteriia bacterium:
- a CDS encoding DUF1015 domain-containing protein yields the protein MSEIRPFRGFRPRRDLVEQVASPPYDVLNSKEARKMAAENPHSFLHVVKAEIDLPEGASLYGEEVYEKSRENLLSMIENGVLARDERECFYVYELQMGGHRQRGLVAGASAEEYANGTIRKHEHTRREKEDDRARHMEVLEANAGPVLFTYRAQTGIRAIIDDICSAEPCFDFSADDGVGHRLWKVSDPGTILGIRAAFEQVPALYVADGHHRSASAHRVRDLFRDRNPEHTGEEAYNHFLAVIFPDDELQILGYHRVIRDLNGLSPDDLLGKIGEKFRLSPCEAGEPGSALCFRMFLDGQWYHLEALEGSFPAEDPVRSLDVAILQENLLAPILGIGDPRSDSRIDFVGGIRGIAELERRCSEDMKIAFVCHPVSVEQLMTIADSGEVMPPKSTWFEPKLRSGVVVRSLKD from the coding sequence ATGAGTGAGATCCGCCCCTTCCGGGGATTCCGCCCCCGCAGAGACTTGGTCGAGCAAGTGGCCAGCCCGCCCTACGATGTTCTCAATTCCAAAGAGGCGCGAAAGATGGCTGCGGAGAATCCCCACAGCTTCCTTCATGTGGTGAAGGCAGAAATTGATCTGCCCGAAGGTGCCAGCCTCTACGGCGAGGAAGTCTACGAGAAAAGTCGCGAGAACCTCCTGTCCATGATCGAAAACGGCGTTCTCGCCCGGGATGAGCGAGAGTGTTTCTATGTTTACGAGCTTCAGATGGGCGGTCACCGTCAGCGCGGTCTCGTGGCCGGAGCCAGTGCGGAGGAATACGCGAACGGTACGATCAGGAAGCACGAGCACACCCGGCGTGAGAAAGAGGATGATCGCGCACGACACATGGAAGTGCTGGAGGCCAATGCGGGACCAGTTCTCTTCACCTATCGGGCACAGACCGGCATTCGTGCGATCATTGACGATATCTGCTCCGCAGAACCTTGCTTTGATTTCTCTGCCGATGACGGAGTGGGCCACCGCCTCTGGAAAGTATCCGACCCGGGCACGATCCTCGGCATCCGCGCTGCCTTCGAGCAGGTTCCCGCACTGTATGTTGCCGACGGACACCATCGAAGCGCTTCAGCCCATCGCGTACGCGACCTGTTCCGGGATCGCAATCCCGAGCATACGGGTGAGGAAGCCTACAATCACTTCCTCGCCGTCATCTTCCCGGATGATGAGCTTCAGATCCTCGGTTATCACCGGGTAATCCGCGACCTGAACGGGCTTTCCCCCGACGATCTGCTTGGCAAAATCGGGGAGAAGTTCCGTCTGTCCCCCTGTGAAGCCGGGGAGCCGGGTTCTGCGCTCTGCTTTCGCATGTTTCTGGATGGACAGTGGTATCACCTGGAAGCCCTCGAAGGGAGCTTCCCCGCTGAGGATCCGGTCAGAAGTCTGGATGTGGCCATCCTGCAGGAGAACCTGCTGGCACCCATTCTCGGTATTGGAGATCCCCGCAGCGACTCCCGAATCGACTTTGTCGGTGGCATTCGGGGCATAGCGGAACTGGAAAGACGATGTAGCGAAGACATGAAGATCGCCTTCGTCTGCCACCCCGTAAGCGTGGAGCAGTTGATGACGATCGCCGACAGCGGCGAAGTCATGCCTCCCAAGAGTACCTGGTTTGAACCCAAACTTCGCAGCGGAGTCGTGGTTCGTAGCCTGAAAGACTGA
- a CDS encoding NAD(P)-dependent oxidoreductase gives MLILISDAFDASLADKLAPLGEVTDDKDRLPEAEVVLVRGKTKVTREYIDSAPNMKLVIRGGVGIDNIDSAYAAEKGITVHNTPKASGIAVAELAFALLLSVPNRLIEGHQSMKEGQWIKKELKRSELHGKTIGLAGIGNIAREVALRASAFGMKVIAYDKYVSESDAAEMKDSMEAMAKEADYISLHLPLTDETRGMISGDLIAAMKDGVTIVNTGRAACVDAEAMKSALESGKVRAYATDVWPSDPPAEDYPLLHAPNVTMTPHLGASSKENLLRIGEEVLSIVSEFKGGQS, from the coding sequence ATGCTGATCCTGATTTCTGATGCCTTTGACGCTTCCCTGGCCGACAAACTCGCTCCCCTCGGAGAAGTCACCGATGACAAGGACCGCCTGCCCGAGGCCGAGGTCGTTCTGGTTCGCGGGAAAACAAAGGTCACTCGCGAGTACATCGACTCTGCTCCGAACATGAAACTGGTCATCCGAGGTGGCGTGGGAATCGACAACATCGACTCCGCTTATGCCGCCGAAAAGGGGATCACGGTTCACAACACCCCGAAGGCTTCGGGCATTGCTGTTGCCGAGCTCGCCTTCGCCCTCCTTCTCTCCGTTCCGAACCGCCTGATCGAAGGGCATCAGAGCATGAAGGAAGGACAGTGGATCAAGAAGGAACTCAAGAGAAGCGAGCTTCACGGAAAGACGATCGGGCTTGCGGGGATCGGGAACATTGCCCGTGAGGTCGCCCTCCGCGCATCCGCCTTCGGCATGAAGGTGATTGCCTACGACAAGTATGTCTCCGAGTCGGATGCTGCCGAGATGAAGGACAGCATGGAAGCAATGGCAAAAGAGGCGGACTACATTTCCCTTCATCTGCCTCTCACCGATGAAACCCGCGGGATGATTTCCGGAGACCTCATCGCTGCCATGAAGGACGGTGTGACGATTGTCAACACAGGGCGTGCTGCCTGCGTGGATGCCGAGGCCATGAAGTCGGCTCTGGAAAGCGGAAAGGTGCGGGCCTACGCCACCGATGTCTGGCCCAGCGATCCTCCCGCCGAAGACTACCCGCTTCTTCACGCTCCGAATGTCACCATGACCCCCCACCTCGGTGCAAGTAGCAAGGAAAACCTGCTTCGCATCGGCGAGGAAGTTCTCTCGATTGTCAGCGAATTCAAGGGAGGCCAGTCATGA
- the serC gene encoding 3-phosphoserine/phosphohydroxythreonine transaminase: MSRIFNFSAGPCTLPLAVLEKAQEEFVDFRGEGMSLIEMSHRSKTYDQVHQEALGLVRELLDVPDNYRIVVLGGGATLQFGMIPMNFLSEGMSCDFTQTGAWAKKALQDTQKVGKVRVLWDGKDANYLDLPDPASLKVDPDAAYLHITSNETIGGIQWQDFPETGNVPLFCDASSDFMSRPMDVSRFGLIYAGAQKNVGPAGATISIVREDLLERVPDGLIAYLDYRIHADKNSLFNTPPVFAIYMLGLTLQWLKEQGGLPAAKARADERAALVYGAMEKDSGFYSCPVPEAARSNMNLVWRLPSEDLEKEFVAEALAEGMSGLKGHRSVGGCRASIYNAMPLEGARALADFMGEFARKKG; this comes from the coding sequence ATGAGCCGTATTTTCAATTTCAGCGCAGGACCCTGCACACTCCCGCTAGCGGTTCTGGAAAAGGCGCAGGAGGAATTTGTCGATTTCCGGGGCGAAGGCATGAGCCTGATCGAGATGAGTCATCGTTCGAAGACCTACGATCAGGTACATCAGGAGGCTCTGGGTCTGGTTCGGGAACTGCTGGATGTCCCCGACAACTATCGCATTGTCGTTCTTGGTGGAGGGGCTACTCTCCAGTTCGGCATGATCCCGATGAACTTTCTGTCCGAAGGCATGAGTTGCGACTTCACGCAGACCGGAGCCTGGGCAAAGAAGGCTCTGCAGGACACGCAGAAGGTGGGAAAGGTGCGCGTCCTCTGGGATGGCAAGGATGCGAACTACCTGGACCTGCCGGATCCCGCCAGCCTGAAAGTGGATCCCGATGCCGCCTACCTGCACATCACCAGCAATGAGACCATCGGAGGAATTCAGTGGCAGGACTTCCCGGAGACCGGGAATGTGCCGCTCTTCTGCGATGCGAGTTCCGACTTCATGAGCCGCCCCATGGATGTCAGCCGCTTCGGCCTGATCTATGCGGGCGCCCAGAAGAACGTCGGGCCCGCGGGTGCTACGATTTCCATTGTCCGGGAGGATCTGCTCGAGCGGGTCCCTGATGGCCTGATTGCCTATCTTGATTACCGCATCCATGCGGACAAGAACTCGCTTTTCAACACTCCCCCGGTCTTTGCCATCTACATGCTCGGCCTGACACTCCAATGGCTGAAGGAGCAGGGAGGCCTGCCTGCCGCAAAAGCGCGCGCCGATGAAAGAGCGGCTCTCGTGTATGGTGCGATGGAAAAAGACTCCGGTTTCTATTCCTGCCCGGTTCCCGAGGCTGCTCGCTCCAACATGAACCTGGTCTGGCGCCTTCCGAGCGAGGATCTGGAAAAGGAATTCGTCGCAGAAGCGCTCGCTGAAGGCATGAGCGGATTGAAGGGACACCGCAGCGTGGGCGGTTGCCGTGCGTCGATCTACAATGCCATGCCTCTTGAGGGAGCACGGGCTCTGGCCGACTTCATGGGAGAGTTTGCCAGGAAGAAAGGCTAG
- a CDS encoding radical SAM protein: MLTGLHILLSYRCNLNCSHCFLYCSPLARGTFPQSELRDILEQANEIDTLEWIFFEGGEPLLYPDLLKEGIRLAVDRGYQVGVVSNACSVGSKEEALAMLRPLAELGIAELSLSEDAFHFGKSSDTPASYALSAARELDSCPHEDLIKPERVHVDAYGNVQVCQGLSLGNWKANRLEKILRQNLRKHPLCGPLSRGGPAALAEELALAHESDFVDECHFCFLLRRSLVQRFPEEVAPRQVYGLD, encoded by the coding sequence ATGCTCACCGGCCTGCACATTCTTTTGAGCTATCGTTGCAATCTGAATTGCTCTCACTGTTTTCTCTACTGTAGTCCGCTGGCCAGGGGAACCTTCCCACAATCGGAGCTTCGGGACATTCTGGAACAGGCAAATGAGATTGACACCCTTGAATGGATCTTCTTCGAGGGAGGGGAACCTCTCCTCTATCCGGACTTGCTGAAAGAGGGCATTCGACTCGCAGTCGACCGGGGCTATCAGGTGGGCGTGGTCAGCAATGCCTGTTCAGTGGGTTCAAAAGAGGAGGCGCTCGCCATGCTTCGTCCTCTTGCGGAACTGGGAATCGCGGAACTGAGCCTTAGTGAAGATGCCTTTCATTTCGGGAAATCCTCCGATACTCCCGCAAGCTATGCCCTCAGTGCAGCCCGGGAACTGGACAGCTGTCCCCACGAAGACCTGATCAAGCCGGAGAGGGTTCATGTAGATGCCTACGGAAATGTGCAGGTTTGTCAGGGCTTGAGCCTGGGGAACTGGAAAGCCAATCGACTGGAGAAGATCCTGAGGCAGAACCTGCGGAAACACCCGCTCTGCGGGCCACTCTCACGAGGAGGCCCCGCGGCTCTCGCAGAAGAACTCGCCCTGGCTCACGAAAGCGACTTTGTCGACGAGTGCCACTTCTGCTTCCTTCTCCGACGCTCCCTCGTTCAGCGGTTTCCCGAAGAAGTGGCACCTCGGCAGGTCTACGGTCTGGACTAG
- a CDS encoding DUF899 family protein, whose translation MSLEKIREIEQEIVGLTERLNALQKEHRGGEVPNYQFSTSYGEIKLLDLFGEKKHLLVIHNMGQGCRYCTVWADGFNGFLPHLEQAMSVVLVSRDDPETQRRFANERKWRFRMASHGGGDYIREQTTMEGSDNMPGAVLYEREGDLIYRKNDGVFGPGDQYCSLWNLLALAGQGTEEFTPQFSYWKRPEKMDDGGANLPD comes from the coding sequence ATGTCTCTGGAGAAGATCAGGGAAATTGAGCAGGAGATCGTCGGCCTTACGGAGAGGTTGAACGCCCTGCAAAAGGAGCACCGGGGAGGGGAAGTCCCCAACTATCAATTTTCCACTTCCTACGGAGAAATCAAGCTGCTGGATCTCTTTGGAGAGAAAAAGCATCTACTCGTGATTCACAACATGGGCCAGGGCTGTCGCTATTGCACTGTCTGGGCCGATGGATTCAACGGTTTCCTCCCGCATCTCGAGCAGGCCATGTCCGTGGTTCTTGTCTCACGCGATGACCCGGAAACCCAAAGACGCTTTGCCAATGAACGCAAGTGGCGTTTCCGAATGGCCTCTCACGGCGGAGGAGACTACATCCGGGAACAGACGACCATGGAAGGCTCGGACAATATGCCGGGAGCCGTGCTCTACGAGCGCGAGGGAGATCTCATCTACCGGAAGAACGATGGTGTCTTCGGCCCCGGCGACCAGTACTGCTCCCTTTGGAATCTTCTGGCCCTTGCCGGACAGGGCACCGAAGAGTTTACGCCACAGTTCTCCTACTGGAAGCGTCCCGAGAAGATGGATGACGGCGGCGCCAATCTCCCGGATTAG
- a CDS encoding alpha/beta fold hydrolase — MIHLIRGLILILLISLPSGSAPLPGAEETVILVHGLGRTPASMLLLAARLEKSGFRVHRYGYPSRTETMEVLVDSLQADLGKRYGIRSSQLHFVTHSMGGILVQSYLARQTGPHQGRVVMLSPPSRGSEIVDVFSGSHLLRKLLGPSGSRLGTGPGSIPDSLPPIRFRLGIITGKRSLNPLGSWLIPGPDDGKVSVDRAELPGASDFLVLPASHTFIMNRKDVADEVVNFLRHGRFRDPVSQVK, encoded by the coding sequence ATGATCCACCTCATCCGGGGACTGATTCTGATTTTGCTCATCAGTCTGCCCTCCGGTTCTGCACCGCTTCCCGGAGCCGAAGAGACCGTGATTCTGGTACATGGCCTTGGGAGAACCCCGGCTTCGATGCTCCTGCTTGCGGCCCGTCTTGAGAAGTCGGGATTCCGGGTTCACCGTTACGGCTACCCTTCGAGAACAGAAACGATGGAAGTGCTGGTCGACTCTCTTCAGGCGGATCTGGGGAAGCGCTACGGGATCAGATCGAGTCAACTTCACTTTGTCACCCACTCCATGGGCGGCATTCTTGTCCAAAGCTATCTTGCCCGACAAACCGGCCCCCATCAGGGACGCGTCGTGATGCTGAGTCCACCTAGCCGGGGAAGCGAAATTGTCGATGTGTTTTCCGGCTCGCATCTTTTGCGGAAACTTCTGGGTCCCTCGGGATCAAGGCTGGGAACCGGTCCCGGCAGCATCCCCGACTCCCTTCCCCCGATCCGCTTCCGTCTTGGGATCATTACCGGCAAGAGGAGCCTCAATCCCCTGGGGTCATGGCTCATTCCGGGGCCAGATGACGGAAAGGTGAGCGTGGACCGGGCAGAACTGCCGGGAGCGTCCGACTTCCTGGTTCTTCCGGCAAGCCACACCTTTATCATGAACCGGAAGGATGTGGCCGATGAGGTGGTGAACTTTCTGCGACACGGGCGCTTTCGGGATCCGGTTTCGCAGGTCAAATAG
- a CDS encoding serine acetyltransferase, with product MKYTLYPIAKFALGRTKYRMGISIPPSTKIGSGFYIGHFGGIVVSPHSVIGKNCNISHGVTLGKGNCGKNQGFPVLGDNVYIGPGAKIVGGVKIGSHVAIGANCVVTRDVPGKVISQAGSEGYVNRTDYEDKIR from the coding sequence TTGAAGTACACCCTGTATCCCATTGCGAAATTCGCCCTTGGCCGCACGAAGTACCGGATGGGAATCTCGATTCCTCCCAGCACGAAGATCGGGAGCGGGTTCTATATCGGACATTTCGGGGGAATTGTTGTCAGCCCGCACAGCGTTATCGGGAAGAATTGCAACATTTCCCATGGAGTTACTCTGGGAAAAGGAAACTGCGGAAAGAACCAGGGTTTCCCGGTTCTGGGAGACAATGTCTACATCGGACCCGGGGCAAAAATCGTGGGCGGAGTGAAAATCGGGAGCCATGTTGCCATTGGTGCGAATTGCGTGGTGACTCGTGATGTGCCGGGGAAGGTGATCTCTCAGGCTGGCTCCGAAGGCTATGTCAATCGAACGGATTATGAAGACAAGATCCGCTGA
- a CDS encoding DUF3857 and transglutaminase domain-containing protein yields the protein MKAILICLLLSLPAWAALDVPELVSAEEALELLALDKNSYQSERVVIFDRTKVDVESTGLSHRYQHRMVKVLKDSGAKALRALRFDFDPASNHVEILGLRVHRADSSFVDIDTSQASDITAPAGGIYWGARMLVQGLPALKVGDAVEFISYTKGFLIAYLGGEGANGTDSDEERFIPPMRGHFYDVVTFQETLPALEIDYIVRLSREQPLQYTVYNGEVYSSLEFDEDAFLYHFWKRDVPALATEARMPDLTDIAPKVVMATVADWEEKSRWFFETNEWVFESNPEIDAMVREITEPLRKKEDKIAALLHWVAQNIRYSGLSMGKGEGYTIHPSEMTFRDRCGVCKDIAGMLVTMLRSAGFETYPAMTMAGSRVEAVPADQFNHCVVALKEKDGGFLMLDPTWAPWNRPLWSRWEGEQHYVIGTEEGETLMSIPSFEAEDNLMHVENHAQFSEDGSIEGRFTVTGSGISDGRLRSAVADRPRAELRGYLEDWLGRISSSAELLSYEFSDHRDFSQDTRLDIEYRLPSYASLSEDAWLFASPSLELASKFWVMTRMASVPESEERTHDLFMWAPQKLQIEEEIRLPRGLEVEAPPDTSLQSAAANANIDWNVDKRKLELQAELSLTQRMVSSEDYPALRDLAKAWKEKTSKEIYARKGGAK from the coding sequence ATGAAAGCCATCCTGATCTGCCTGCTCCTTTCACTCCCCGCCTGGGCCGCGCTGGATGTTCCCGAACTCGTCAGTGCAGAGGAAGCTCTTGAGCTTCTGGCTCTGGATAAAAACTCATATCAAAGCGAGCGCGTTGTGATCTTCGATCGCACGAAGGTCGATGTGGAGTCCACCGGTCTCAGCCACCGCTACCAGCATCGAATGGTAAAGGTGTTGAAGGATTCCGGGGCAAAGGCCCTTCGTGCCCTGCGTTTCGATTTCGATCCTGCCAGCAACCATGTCGAGATTCTGGGCCTGCGGGTCCATCGTGCCGATTCCAGTTTCGTGGATATCGACACCTCACAGGCCAGCGATATCACGGCTCCTGCCGGCGGCATCTACTGGGGTGCGCGCATGCTGGTGCAGGGACTGCCCGCCCTGAAAGTTGGCGATGCTGTCGAGTTCATCAGTTACACGAAAGGTTTTCTGATCGCCTATCTCGGGGGAGAGGGTGCAAACGGTACCGACTCCGATGAGGAGCGTTTCATCCCTCCGATGCGCGGACACTTCTACGATGTCGTCACCTTCCAGGAGACCTTGCCGGCCCTTGAGATCGACTACATCGTCCGGCTCTCACGAGAACAGCCTCTTCAGTACACGGTCTACAATGGAGAGGTCTACTCCAGTCTGGAGTTTGACGAGGACGCCTTCCTCTACCACTTCTGGAAAAGGGATGTGCCGGCGCTGGCTACCGAAGCCCGCATGCCCGACCTCACGGACATCGCCCCCAAGGTCGTCATGGCCACGGTCGCAGACTGGGAGGAAAAGAGCCGCTGGTTTTTCGAAACCAATGAATGGGTTTTCGAGAGCAATCCGGAGATCGATGCAATGGTTCGTGAAATCACAGAGCCTCTTCGCAAGAAGGAAGACAAGATCGCCGCTCTTCTGCACTGGGTTGCCCAGAACATCCGCTACAGTGGTCTGAGCATGGGAAAGGGGGAGGGTTACACGATTCACCCGAGTGAAATGACCTTCCGGGACCGATGCGGAGTCTGCAAGGACATTGCCGGCATGCTGGTAACCATGCTCCGCAGCGCAGGCTTTGAAACCTATCCGGCCATGACCATGGCCGGCAGCCGCGTGGAGGCAGTTCCCGCCGATCAGTTCAACCACTGCGTTGTCGCCCTGAAAGAAAAAGACGGCGGCTTTCTGATGCTTGACCCCACCTGGGCGCCCTGGAACCGTCCCCTCTGGAGCCGCTGGGAAGGCGAGCAACACTATGTCATCGGAACGGAAGAGGGAGAAACCCTCATGAGCATCCCCTCCTTCGAGGCCGAGGACAATCTCATGCATGTCGAAAACCATGCGCAGTTCTCCGAAGACGGCTCCATTGAAGGCCGGTTTACTGTTACAGGAAGCGGCATCTCCGACGGAAGGCTTCGTTCTGCCGTGGCAGACCGGCCCCGGGCAGAACTGAGAGGCTATCTGGAAGACTGGCTCGGGCGCATTTCATCTTCGGCTGAGTTGCTGAGCTATGAATTCAGCGATCACCGGGACTTCTCTCAGGACACGAGACTCGACATCGAATACCGCTTACCATCCTATGCAAGCTTGAGCGAAGATGCCTGGCTCTTCGCTTCACCTTCTCTCGAACTTGCGTCCAAGTTCTGGGTCATGACCCGAATGGCCTCGGTTCCCGAGAGCGAGGAACGCACTCACGATCTCTTCATGTGGGCTCCCCAAAAACTGCAAATCGAGGAGGAAATCCGCCTTCCCCGCGGGCTGGAAGTGGAAGCCCCTCCGGATACCAGCCTCCAGTCGGCGGCTGCCAATGCGAACATCGACTGGAATGTCGACAAGAGGAAACTGGAGTTGCAGGCAGAACTGAGCCTGACGCAGAGAATGGTATCCTCAGAGGACTACCCCGCTCTTCGCGATCTGGCAAAGGCCTGGAAAGAGAAGACCAGCAAAGAAATCTACGCCCGCAAGGGAGGTGCGAAATGA
- a CDS encoding DUF3857 domain-containing protein produces MKTILAGLLISVLPLMASPLDESAILQRIADSPTLKEAGTLDALVLFEGHSLDYRDGRLVYRKQELIRLYSEYAIEHLGDPRIAWDRSRQDLEVLDCRSFLPDGSVLPAPDNAFNPVTPDGMDLNAAFLDLREMVVTRTGLLRGATVWLDYQIIDHRESWIPFSRSFFPSGEFPLREWELKVRGLRVHTINPPAALWQLPEPVSNKGVTSFRALNLPTRPHDSMLREEDCMPWLAVSSEESLFHHLQDALRASANEKGEILGQLFEDESFGDRAKLEAACKFAQDRTRRVLHAALNRSPRSVAEILQTSTATDWERTALLMALLPKQKMDSRLVFGLPALSFQNAPMITASLRPLLEVRLPEGPVWLDAATARIVPASSLASPLLLDEDGWTLLPALPRKILGEFFWSEDTLQARVHLEGIDNSDFKPETRVNQWIGGEDPGIRILESSRQRFHCEVSSDSKLPEEDEHGLRFLELLAPPLKLEDLLPRDTSLHRSHRDAPLRMSQSLELNLLWELLIPEAWSIQCPENEELTTLRGDLLRLRCSRVEDRIQLHCQALLQEGPISQEEYPEWRRLMLRLLDSRWRTLALTSD; encoded by the coding sequence ATGAAAACGATCCTCGCAGGACTCCTGATTTCCGTACTTCCCCTGATGGCAAGTCCCCTCGATGAGAGCGCGATCCTGCAGCGCATTGCCGATTCGCCAACGCTGAAGGAGGCGGGAACTCTCGACGCACTGGTTCTCTTTGAAGGGCACAGCCTGGACTACCGGGATGGCCGACTCGTCTACCGCAAGCAGGAACTGATTCGTCTGTACAGCGAGTATGCGATCGAGCATCTGGGAGATCCTAGAATTGCCTGGGATCGTTCCCGACAGGATCTGGAAGTGCTGGATTGTCGGAGCTTTTTGCCGGACGGCAGCGTGCTTCCCGCCCCGGACAATGCCTTCAATCCGGTTACTCCCGACGGCATGGACCTCAACGCCGCATTTCTCGATCTGCGGGAAATGGTGGTCACGAGAACCGGGCTCCTGCGGGGAGCGACGGTCTGGCTGGACTATCAGATCATTGACCACAGGGAAAGCTGGATTCCCTTCAGCCGGAGTTTCTTTCCCTCCGGCGAGTTCCCTCTTCGCGAATGGGAATTGAAAGTACGGGGCCTCCGCGTTCACACCATCAATCCGCCCGCCGCACTCTGGCAACTGCCGGAACCCGTGAGCAACAAGGGTGTCACGAGCTTTCGCGCCCTGAACCTGCCGACAAGGCCCCATGACTCGATGCTTCGGGAGGAGGATTGCATGCCCTGGCTGGCTGTCTCCAGCGAAGAGTCACTCTTTCACCACCTTCAGGACGCCCTGCGTGCTTCCGCAAATGAGAAGGGAGAGATTCTTGGGCAGCTCTTCGAGGACGAGTCCTTCGGCGATCGCGCAAAGCTGGAAGCCGCCTGCAAGTTTGCCCAAGACCGCACGAGGCGGGTTCTGCATGCTGCCCTCAATCGCTCCCCCCGAAGCGTGGCGGAGATTCTTCAGACCTCCACCGCCACGGATTGGGAGCGAACGGCACTCCTGATGGCGCTCTTGCCAAAACAGAAGATGGACTCCCGGCTTGTCTTCGGGCTTCCCGCCCTTTCCTTTCAGAATGCACCCATGATTACCGCCTCTTTGCGTCCTTTGCTGGAAGTCCGCCTGCCCGAAGGCCCTGTATGGCTGGACGCAGCCACGGCCCGCATCGTTCCGGCTTCCTCGCTCGCCAGTCCCCTGCTTCTTGATGAAGATGGCTGGACCCTCCTCCCGGCCTTGCCTCGCAAGATACTGGGAGAGTTCTTCTGGAGCGAAGACACCCTGCAGGCCCGGGTTCATCTGGAGGGGATAGACAATTCCGATTTCAAGCCGGAGACTCGGGTGAATCAATGGATTGGTGGCGAAGATCCCGGGATCAGGATTCTGGAAAGCAGTCGCCAGCGCTTTCATTGCGAAGTGTCCAGTGATTCGAAGCTTCCCGAAGAGGACGAACACGGACTTCGTTTTCTGGAGCTTCTCGCTCCCCCTTTGAAACTTGAAGACCTTCTCCCCCGGGACACAAGTCTGCACCGTAGTCACCGCGACGCGCCCCTTCGGATGAGCCAGTCTCTTGAATTGAATCTGCTCTGGGAGCTTCTGATTCCGGAGGCTTGGTCGATTCAATGCCCTGAAAACGAAGAGCTTACAACATTGAGAGGCGACCTCCTCCGCCTCCGCTGCAGTCGGGTGGAAGACCGGATCCAGCTACACTGCCAAGCTCTGTTGCAAGAGGGCCCCATCTCTCAGGAGGAATATCCGGAATGGCGGAGATTGATGCTCCGTCTTCTTGATTCCCGATGGCGAACTCTTGCCCTGACCTCTGACTAA
- a CDS encoding cytochrome c3 family protein: MADEDAADDGDLSDNQDGLPGMHGTFRRGGVDCEECHGMGAQHAFVPGSYTMTVDDSNDLCGRCHTDADGVGGEYSAKTLEELSAFAAGIHTEVLPWFRSESESLSRGKPRGFLCVKVWIRPIGDR, translated from the coding sequence GTGGCCGATGAAGATGCCGCCGATGATGGCGACCTCAGCGACAATCAGGATGGCCTGCCAGGAATGCACGGCACCTTCCGTCGCGGTGGAGTGGACTGTGAAGAATGTCATGGTATGGGAGCCCAGCACGCCTTTGTGCCGGGTAGCTACACCATGACGGTGGACGACAGCAATGATCTCTGCGGACGTTGCCACACCGATGCAGACGGAGTGGGTGGCGAGTACAGTGCAAAGACCCTGGAAGAACTCTCTGCCTTTGCTGCAGGGATTCATACCGAGGTCTTGCCCTGGTTTCGGTCTGAATCAGAATCGTTGTCGCGGGGGAAACCCCGCGGGTTTTTATGCGTAAAGGTCTGGATACGACCCATAGGAGACCGATGA
- a CDS encoding TetR/AcrR family transcriptional regulator, translating to MSPILKTSSEATRKRLLDAGKQLFAEKGLEGARIDHLAEKAQVNRALISYHFRGKEGLYRAVLKDSFRTVAEEMAKNLSSRPSPEERLRGWGSSLAEILAGKPEFSSLFLRELLAGGQHLGEEALGSTKQSLSLLEESLRGSSPGKEMPKTDPFQLHLLLLGGIILSQLSLPLQERLTDSRGTESGPDDQGPLPHGKMAPFLDHLIQRCFLADPGTGSTPPEPGEIGDPRSPEGE from the coding sequence ATGAGCCCGATCCTCAAGACCAGTAGCGAAGCGACCCGGAAGAGACTTCTCGATGCCGGAAAGCAGCTCTTTGCCGAGAAGGGTCTCGAGGGGGCACGCATTGACCATCTGGCCGAGAAGGCCCAGGTAAACCGCGCCCTGATCAGCTACCACTTCCGCGGCAAGGAAGGGCTGTATCGGGCGGTTCTCAAGGACAGTTTCCGGACCGTGGCGGAGGAAATGGCCAAGAATCTCAGTTCCCGTCCAAGTCCGGAGGAGCGGCTTCGAGGCTGGGGAAGCTCTCTCGCAGAGATTCTCGCAGGGAAGCCGGAGTTCTCTTCCCTCTTCTTGCGGGAACTGCTGGCCGGGGGTCAGCACCTGGGCGAGGAGGCACTCGGCAGCACAAAGCAGAGTCTGTCTCTTCTCGAGGAGTCTCTTCGCGGCAGTTCACCGGGGAAGGAAATGCCGAAGACCGACCCCTTTCAGCTTCACCTGCTGTTGCTTGGGGGAATTATCCTCAGCCAGCTCTCTCTCCCCCTTCAGGAGAGACTCACAGACTCCCGGGGCACGGAATCCGGCCCGGACGATCAAGGCCCTCTTCCTCACGGGAAGATGGCCCCCTTCCTCGACCATCTCATCCAGCGCTGCTTTCTTGCAGACCCCGGAACAGGCTCCACACCGCCTGAACCGGGAGAGATCGGGGATCCCCGCTCGCCGGAGGGTGAGTGA